GGTGACGATCACTCCGTCCTTCGCAATAATGAACGCCAACATAACAGCTGGCACGAACACGTTAATAACAATGCCACATGCCCTTTCGGGCGCACAGATAAACTACCTCAGGCCCAATGTGACGGTCTGGACGCCACCCATAGCGATATTTGGCGGGGCCTGAAGAGCATCCAAGAGCTCCGCTTTCGAGACGGAGAGGGAAAAACCGCATGAAGGTCAGCCTGGTCGTGGATGGCGTTGAGATACCGCTGAACGACTTCACACAGCAGATAATCGGGAATGTATCTGCAGGCATGGCCGGCTCCCTGCGTGGGGTGAGCCAGGACTGGAAGAGCCTCAAGATAACGGTCGAGAGGGAGTGATATTTTATTTCTTAGACCTTCTGAAGGCCGAGTTCAGGTCTATCAGATAGGTCCCCTCCTTTAATGCCATGACAAGCTCGTCCCTCGAGAATAGCGTCGGCAGATTCAGCTCGTATCTCCCCGGCTCTGTGATCCTGACGCTCTCTATCGGGCGATCCTCGGGCGAGCTCTGAGATGTCTGGGTGGCAATCGGCTGGATTGGGTTTTCAGGAACAACCTGCTGTCTACGCATCTCCTCTTTGATCTCATTCCTGTCGCGAACAGATGTGGCGATGGCCGCGGTTCTCCTGGGCGGCCTTCTGACACCCATCGCCTCCGTGATCAGCGTCTCGCGCTCTCTGATATACTCAAACATCCTCCCGCCGCACTTCGGGCAGCCTTTGAGGATATCTGCGCCATCATCGAATACCTCTCTGCATCTGGTGCACATGTGTGGCATCTAATCCCCGACCGAGACCTTGGTGCTTATCTGGTACTGATCCTTTTCGACCGTTCTGAGCTGGTTCGCCGGGCCTATCACCGTCATCCTGCCCTTTGATGAGCTTCTTCCAAGCAGCCTGCCCACAAAGGAGCTCTCCCTCTTTGCAGGATAGCTCTCGATCTCTATTCCTGAGAACTCATCGACCCGTATCTCCGTCATGGTCATCTCTATAAGCCTCACCTCCTCCTCTGGAGTGAGTCCGCTCTCGAGAACCACTATCCTGCCCGTCTTGACCTTGTCAAGGATAAGCCGGATCTTCTCCATTGAGGTCATGCGGTTCAGCTTCTCCTCAGATATGAGGTCCATCTGTACTTCCCGCATATGCTCACCCGAAGTGTAATGCTATTGCATTATACAGCTCGTCCAGGTTGTTCCCCTCCAGCGCCGAGATCTGGACCACTGGATGCTGAGGAAATGCGGCCTTTATTCTTGAGGGGGCAGCGTTCGGCAGATCGATCTTGTTTGCCACGATGAGAAGCGGCAGGTTCCTTGCCTCCATGTTGCCTATAACAGTGACGTTGACCTGCGTGTATGGATCCTCTGTGGAGTCCATGACAAGAAGAACGCCATCAAGATCGTCCAGCCACTTGATCGCCTCTATGACTCCCTCAGTAGCCTCTTTCGCCCGCCTCTTGGCCTCTTCCTCGCTCATGCCATATGCCATGAACTCCCTGAAATCTATCTTTGTGGCCATTCCTGGCGTATCCACTATATCGAGGTGAATGCTCGCGCCATTTGCATTTATCACAAGGCCCTCCTTTCGAACCGCTCTTCTGGTCTCGTGTGGGACTGGAGATACCGTGCCTATCGCCCCATCCCCGCTCCAGTCCTTGACAATCCTGTTGGCCAGTGTGGTCTTTCCAGCATTTGGTGGCCCGTAGATACCGATTCGTGCACGCTTTTTGCCGAAAATGCGACTCAGCCAGAATCCCAGGTTCATCCGGAGGCTCTTGAACACACCCATATCCATCCTCTGCAACAGAATGAACGGGGCTACTCTACTAATAATTTTCCATTACTTTTTTTGAAACGATAATTTCCCCGATTCGGTTCCATGCAGCTGCGGATTTATGGCGTCGAGCTGTAAATTGGCTCGGGTCGCATGACTCGAATCGGTGAATGGTCTCTCAGGAACCGGTGTCCACCTGCATTGACGAATCCTGCAGGATTGCATCAGGATGGTACAAGTGCACGAGCCGGGCACGAATGTTTGATATACGATATCAAAAACTACGTATGATGCTCATACTCGGAGTGGACGAGGCCGGAAAGGGGCCTGTCATCGGATCGATGTTCGTCGCTGGTGTTGTTTTCAGCGAGGAGGATATCTTCGATCTGGCAGCATTTGGCGTGAAGGACTCAAAGCTGCTGAGCCCAGCAAGGAGAGAGGCCATCGAGAGGCAGATAATCTCCAGGGCCAGAGGGAGGTTCGTTCTGGAGGTGACCGCGCAGCAGATCGATGAGCTGCGCATGGTCATGTCCATGAATGAGATCATGGTGAGAGCTCATTCCAAAGTTGTTTCCGGACTCAGGGCGGATCGCGCCATTCTCGATGCAGCTGATGTTAATGCTGAGAGGTTCGCTCAGAGGGTCAGGGAGCTATCAGGAGCATCGATGCAGATCCTGGCAGAGCATGATGCAGACAGGAAGCACATCGTGGTTGCAGCAGCATCGATAATCGCCAAGGTTGCCAGGGATAGATCCATCAGAGAGCTCGAGGCCACACTCGGCCGCCCGCTCGGAAGCGGCTATCCTTCAGATCCTGCCACGGTGAGGTTTCTGATGGACTGGATCGCGGAGAACGGGGATTTGCCGCCGTTCGCAAGGAAGAGCTGGAGCACTGCACAACGTTTAAAAGCAAGCTCTGTGTAAGCCCCTCAGAGAGAGTGATCCTATTGGATATAGAGGATACGCTTCTTATGATACCAGGCCCTGTCAAGGTTGCTCCTCGGGTGCTTCGCGCGATGTCGAAGCCGATGATAAGCCACAGGAGCCCGGAGTTTGGCAGGATATACGACGACTGCAGGGAGCTCCTGCGGGAGTTCTTCGAGACAAAGAACGAGATCGTGGTCATGAGCGGGTCCGGCACGTGCGGGATGGACGCTGCTGTTGGCGGGCTGATAGGCAGTGACGACAGGATACTCACTATAACCAACGGAAAGTTCGGCGAGCGGTTCACGGAGATAGGCAACAGGTACGGCAGAGCGATATCAGTCGATTTTGAATGGGGAATGCCATTCGACCTCGAGCGCGTGGAGGCAGCGCTTGAGGAGGGTGTGAAGGCAGTGGCCATGGTCCACAACGAGACCTCTGTGGGCATAATCAATCCTGCCAAGGAGATAGGCAGACTTGCGAGAAAGCACGACGCTATATTCATAGTGGACGGCATATCCTCAATCGGCGGAAACGAGTTCAGGACCGATGAGTGGGGTATAGATATAGCGATAACAGGGTCGCAGAAGTGCCTTGCCGTGCCGCCCGGGCTGGCGATAGTATCCGTGAGCGAGCGTGCAGAGGAGGCGCTCAATGAGAGCTCAGGTAGCTACTATGCGGATCTGAGGGCGCATCTCAAGAGCGCGAGAAAGAAGCCCACCCAGACACCATTCACGCCTGCGGTTCCTCTCTTCTATGCGCTCCAGGAGGCGCTGCACATGGCGAAGGAGGAGGGCTTCGAGGCGAGGAGAGCACGCATAGCCAGGCTCGCTGAGGCTGTCAGAGCTGCGGCATCAGCGCTGGGTATAGAGCTCTTCCCTGTCCTGAATGAGTACTCCAGGTACTCGAACACAGTTACAGCGATGAAGATCCCGCCGATGATCAATGATGAAAAGCTCAGGGGCGGCATGAAAAAGCAGGGGGTTGTCGTTTCAGGCGGCCAGGAGAGGCTGAAGGGGAAGATCTTCAGGATAGGCACCATGGGCGTATGCTCTGAGGGGGATGTTCTGAGAACCATACAGGCTTTAGAGCTTGTCCTCGCAAAAGAGGGTGTGATCAAAGCGCCAGGCGAGGGGGTTGCGGCTGCATCAAAGGTGCTTGACAGATGAGCATCCCTGGAAGGTGACCCGCTCCAGTGGCCTCGCGTCTGTAGATTTGCAGGGAACACAGCTTTGTGGGGCGGCACCTGCAGCTGCATGC
The DNA window shown above is from Methanothrix sp. and carries:
- a CDS encoding DUF2073 domain-containing protein, with the translated sequence MREVQMDLISEEKLNRMTSMEKIRLILDKVKTGRIVVLESGLTPEEEVRLIEMTMTEIRVDEFSGIEIESYPAKRESSFVGRLLGRSSSKGRMTVIGPANQLRTVEKDQYQISTKVSVGD
- a CDS encoding Zn-ribbon domain-containing protein, giving the protein MPHMCTRCREVFDDGADILKGCPKCGGRMFEYIRERETLITEAMGVRRPPRRTAAIATSVRDRNEIKEEMRRQQVVPENPIQPIATQTSQSSPEDRPIESVRITEPGRYELNLPTLFSRDELVMALKEGTYLIDLNSAFRRSKK
- the rnhB gene encoding ribonuclease HII — its product is MMLILGVDEAGKGPVIGSMFVAGVVFSEEDIFDLAAFGVKDSKLLSPARREAIERQIISRARGRFVLEVTAQQIDELRMVMSMNEIMVRAHSKVVSGLRADRAILDAADVNAERFAQRVRELSGASMQILAEHDADRKHIVVAAASIIAKVARDRSIRELEATLGRPLGSGYPSDPATVRFLMDWIAENGDLPPFARKSWSTAQRLKASSV
- a CDS encoding alanine--glyoxylate aminotransferase family protein, with translation MSKPMISHRSPEFGRIYDDCRELLREFFETKNEIVVMSGSGTCGMDAAVGGLIGSDDRILTITNGKFGERFTEIGNRYGRAISVDFEWGMPFDLERVEAALEEGVKAVAMVHNETSVGIINPAKEIGRLARKHDAIFIVDGISSIGGNEFRTDEWGIDIAITGSQKCLAVPPGLAIVSVSERAEEALNESSGSYYADLRAHLKSARKKPTQTPFTPAVPLFYALQEALHMAKEEGFEARRARIARLAEAVRAAASALGIELFPVLNEYSRYSNTVTAMKIPPMINDEKLRGGMKKQGVVVSGGQERLKGKIFRIGTMGVCSEGDVLRTIQALELVLAKEGVIKAPGEGVAAASKVLDR
- a CDS encoding Era-like GTP-binding protein yields the protein MGVFKSLRMNLGFWLSRIFGKKRARIGIYGPPNAGKTTLANRIVKDWSGDGAIGTVSPVPHETRRAVRKEGLVINANGASIHLDIVDTPGMATKIDFREFMAYGMSEEEAKRRAKEATEGVIEAIKWLDDLDGVLLVMDSTEDPYTQVNVTVIGNMEARNLPLLIVANKIDLPNAAPSRIKAAFPQHPVVQISALEGNNLDELYNAIALHFG